In one window of Mobula hypostoma chromosome 1, sMobHyp1.1, whole genome shotgun sequence DNA:
- the LOC134347099 gene encoding F-box only protein 34-like — protein MHLKPYPKLQKKDASLESSQEALRELHSNHHTSVRVERCQSTYNKPLCCKSIALASHISLWCPRPFNFISQNKMCNMRNLADNVSFKGRKKPLSENILPPSIHQEEGEAQLDIWAVIKPGNTKEKIAFFAAHQCNNRTNSMKLKSSWDAEVTTAKRRRKSIDREKIKIQPLRKDSVKDDRRYLCADPQPTSTYDENSFVNIDKQNADGHCHSSSLSVAEMVALLEQRANSLLPDCSKPFTNANAHLPNIVHSKGGSPSVEAISHTGSESDLSHKKSTENKKLQGEYVRVIEVIAKLESECLKNQHNRNGEARNNSFRRGVGRVLLTNPHLSEESAKSIGIIRKSAGAPRAVDNIGQSKEQCSHISTSYTKPCTEPQDNAPSLAINFSGVVLNLSSKEASLTHKETTSLPNSTREHFSSDVETSVESCNTPSLCWEMDNKFVSNFTLPESGMGEYANDFIVNELESCVVDRNMVRRVKEATECTSVTKLKSEEPLPGKLFFTLEQSHLENLDSIENTTEEILDIAHCRDDFLIAESRTLNRSCSEANQSNSCTPFGTMCPSLTEPFPLRRQVSHEFLETRFKIQQLLEPRQYMAFLPHHIMVKIFMFLPTKTLAALKCTCHYFKFIIENYDIRATDSRWVCDPRYKDDPCKQCKKHYTKGDVSACRWHSKPYYKVPPYGRSYWMCCWQTEKDSLGCKIGLHDNNWVQSHNHVQQICEKVKNGEGI, from the coding sequence ATGCATCTTAAGCCGTACCCAAAGCTACAAAAGAAAGATGCATCGCTTGAATCAAGCCAAGAGGCACTCAGAGAGCTCCATTCAAACCACCATACATCCGTAAGGGTTGAAAGATGCCAATCCACCTACAACAAACCATTATGCTGTAAATCCATTGCTTTGGCATCTCATATCAGCTTGTGGTGTCCAAGACCTTTTAATTTCATTTCTCAAAATAAAATGTGCAATATGAGGAATCTAGCTGATAATGTTAGCTTTAAGGGAAGAAAGAAACCCTTGTCTGAAAACATTCTGCCTCCTTCAATTCATCAGGAAGAAGGGGAGGCACAATTGGATATTTGGGCAGTCATAAAACCTGGTAACACAAAGGAGAAAATTGCCTTCTTTGCAGCACATCAGTGCAATAACAGGACAAATTCCATGAAACTGAAAAGCAGTTGGGATGCTGAGGTCACAACTGCTAAACGCAGAAGGAAATCTATTGATCGAGAGAAAATAAAAATTCAACCACTGAGAAAAGATAGTGTAAAGGATGATAGACGATATTTGTGTGCTGACCCACAACCAACCAGTACCTATGATGAGAATTCATTTGTAAACATTGataaacaaaatgctgatggacATTGTCATAGCAGCTCTCTTTCTGTAGCAGAAATGGTGGCTCTTCTAGAACAAAGGGCAAATTCCCTTCTCCCTGACTGCAGCAAACCATTTACAAATGCCAATGCTCACTTGCCGAATATTGTGCATTCAAAGGGAGGGTCCCCATCAGTTGAAGCCATTTCGCACACAGGATCTGAATCTGATTTAAGTCACAAAAAGTCCACTGAAAATAAAAAACTACAGGGTGAATACGTTCGAGTTATAGAAGTAATAGCTAAACTTGAATCTGAGTGCTTAAAAAATCAACACAACAGAAATGGAGAAGCTAGAAATAATAGCTTTcgaagaggggtggggagagttttGTTGACTAATCCTCACCTTTCAGAAGAAAGTGCCAAGAGTATAGGCATAATTCGAAAATCAGCTGGTGCACCCAGAGCAGTTGATAACATTGGGCAAAGCAAAGAACAATGTAGCCACATAAGCACAAGCTATACTAAACCATGCACTGAACCACAGGATAACGCTCCATCTCTAGCTATTAACTTTTCTGGTGTGGTATTGAATCTCTCTTCTAAAGAGGCTTCATTAACCCACAAGGAAACAACATCATTGCCAAACAGTACAAGAGAACATTTTAGTAGTGATGTTGAGACATCAGTGGAGTCCTGTAATACCCCATCACTGTGTTGGGAAATGGACAATAAGTTTGTATCAAACTTTACTTTACCGGAGAGTGGTATGGGTGAATATGCAAATGACTTTATTGTCAATGAGTTAGAGTCTTGTGTGGTGGATAGGAATATGGTTAGGAGGGTCAAGGAAGCAACAGAATGTACGTCAGTGACTAAACTAAAGTCTGAGGAACCCCTTCCTGGAAAACTATTTTTCACACTTGAACAGTCCCACTTGGAAAACTTGGATTCAATTGAAAATACTACTGAGGAAATCCTGGATATTGCACATTGCAGGGATGACTTTCTGATTGCTGAAAGCAGAACATTGAACAGAAGTTGCTCAGAAGCGAATCAGAGCAATTCTTGCACACCTTTTGGAACTATGTGCCCTTCATTAACTGAGCCCTTTCCTCTAAGAAGGCAAGTATCTCATGAGTTCTTAGAAACTCGCTTCAAAATTCAACAGCTTCTTGAGCCTCGGCAATACATGGCCTTTTTACCACACCACATCATGGTGAAGATTTTCATGTTCCTTCCTACTAAAACCCTGGCAGCTCTCAAATGCACGTGCCATTATTTTAAGTTTATTATAGAAAACTATGACATTAGAGCAACAGATTCACGTTGGGTCTGTGACCCACGATACAAAGATGATCCATGCAAGCAATGTAAAAAACATTACACAAAAGGGGATGTGTCAGCATGTCGGTGGCATTCAAAACCTTATTATAAAGTTCCACCCTATGGGCGTTCCTACTGGATGTGTTGTTGGCAGACAGAAAAAGATTCACTAGGCTGTAAAATTGGGCTTCATGATAATAACTGGGTGCAGTCTCATAATCATGTGCAACAAATATGTGAAAAGGTAAAGAATGGAGAAGGAatatga